A part of Antechinus flavipes isolate AdamAnt ecotype Samford, QLD, Australia chromosome 6, AdamAnt_v2, whole genome shotgun sequence genomic DNA contains:
- the MADD gene encoding MAP kinase-activating death domain protein isoform X26 → MVQKKKICPRLLDYLVIIGARQPSSDSVAQTPELLRRYPLEDYPEFPLPPDVVFFCQPEGCLSVRQRRMSLRDDTSFVFTLTDKDTGVTRYGICVNFYRSFQKRMPKEKGDGGPGHRAKEATKAAPAPEEASAEKSEGGPSLQPPSSDSTPDGNQSPRGKRRAKGGSRSRNSTLTSLCVLSHYPFFTTFRECLYTLKRLVDCCSERLLGKKLAIPRGVQRDTMWRIFTGSLLVEEKSSALLHDLREIEAWIYRLLRSPVPISGQKRVDIEVLPQELQPALTFALPDPSRFSLVDFPLHLPLELLGVDACLQVLSCILLEHKVVLQSRDYNALSMSVMAFVAMIYPLEYMFPVIPLLPTCMASAEQLLLAPTPYIIGVPASFFLYKLDFKMPDDVWLVDLDSNRVIAPTNAEVLPVLPEPESLELKKHLKQALASMSLNTQPILNLEKFHEGQEIPLLLGRPPSDLQSTPSTEFNPLIYGNDVDSVDVATRVAMVRFFNSPNVLQGFQMHTRTLRLFPRPVVAFQAGSFLASRPRQTPFAEKLARTQAVEYFGEWILNPTNYAFQRIHNNMFDPALIGDKPKWYAHQLQPIYYRVYDSNSQLAEALSVPPEQDSDSDPTDDSGSDSVDYDDSSSSYSSLGDFVSEMMKCDINGDTPNVDPLTHAALGDASEVAFDELQGNQGDLEEPGPDSENSQDNPQPRSSSSTTASSSPSTIIHGANAESADFTEVEDKTATGFSNPLRALPPSFGKLSLDKREAESGGPPEGLGRRRDYDNPYFEPQYGFPTEEDEDEDEQEESYTPRFQQNLNGSRAQKLLRPNSLKLASDSDAESDSRASSPNSTVSNNSSNEGFGGIMSFASSLYRNHSTSFSLSNLALPTKGARDKTTPFPSLKVFGLNTLMEIVTEAGPGSGEGSRRALVDQKSSVIKHSPTVKRESPSPQGRASNSSENQQFLKEVVHSVLDGQGVGWLSVKKVRRLLESEQLRGFVLSKLNRLAPPEDGAPQETIPDVEISRKVYKGMLDLLKCMVLSLEQSYANAGLGGMASTFGLLEIAQTHYYSKEPDKRKRSPTDGVNTPVGKDPGLAGRGDPKAMAQLRVPQLGPRAPSATGKGPKELDTRSLKEENFVASIGPEGIKPVFDLGETDEKKSQISADSGVSLLSGSQRSDLESTIGAGPAVMIRSTSQDSEVSNSSGETLGADSDLSSNAGDGPGGDGSAHLAGLRGTVSDSEIETTSASGAIFGKTHSLKPSTKEKAVGSPIRPFEDVSQRVYLYEGLLGRDKGSMWDQLEDAAMETFSMSKERSTLWDQMQFWEDAFLDAVMLEREGMGMDQGPQEMIDRYLSLGEHDRKRLEDDEDRLLATLLNNLISYMLLMKVNKNDIRKKVRRLMGKSHIGLVYGQQINEVLDQLASLNGRDVSLQPSGSRHIKKQTFVVHAGTDTSGDIFFMEVCDDCVVLRSSIGTVSERWWYEKLINMTYCPKTKVLCLWRRNGPETQLNKFYTKKCRELYYCVKDSMERAAARQHSAKPGPELGGEFPVQDMRTGEGGLLQVTLEGINLKFMHSQFLKLKKW, encoded by the exons ATGGTACAGAAGAAGAAGATTTGCCCTCGGTTACTGGACTACCTAGTGATCATTGGGGCCAG GCAACCAAGCAGCGACAGCGTGGCCCAGACCCCAGAGTTGCTCCGACGCTACCCTTTGGAGGACTACCCTGAATTCCCCCTCCCTCCGGACGTGGTGTTCTTCTGCCAGCCGGAGGGATGCCTGAGTGTGCGGCAGCGGCGCATGAGCCTGCGGGATGACACTTCCTTTGTCTTCACCCTCACTGACAAGGACACTGGGGTCACGCGCTATGGCATCTGTGTCAACTTCTACCGCTCCTTCCAGAAGCGAATGCCCAAAGAAAAGGGGGATGGTGGCCCCGGACACCGTGCAAAGGAAGCTACCAAGGCTGCTCCCGCTCCAGAGGAGGCAAGCGCAGAGAAGTCGGAGGGTGGCCCTTCCTTGCAGCCCCCCAGTTCTGACTCGACCCCTGATGGGAACCAGTCTCCCCGGGGCAAACGCCGGGCAAAGGGGGGAAGCCGTTCCCGCAACAGCACCCTGACATCCCTGTGCGTGCTCAGCCATTATCCTTTCTTCACGACTTTCCGAGAGTGTCTATATACCCTCAAGCGTTTGGTGGACTGTTGCAGTGAGCGACTGCTTGGCAAGAAACTGGCCATCCCCCGAGGGGTACAGAG GGACACCATGTGGCGCATCTTCACGGGCTCGCTCCTGGTAGAAGAGAAATCCAGTGCCCTTCTGCATGACCTGCGTGAGATCGAAGCGTGGATCTATCGATTGTTGCGCTCTCCAGTGCCCATATCTGGCCAGAAGCGAGTGGACATTGAAGTTCTCCCCCAGGAGCTACAGCCCGCTCTGACCTTTGCCCTCCCTGACCCATCTCGATTCTCTCTGGTAGATTTCCCATTGCATCTGCCTTTGGAACTCCTGGGTGTGGACGCCTGTCTGCAGGTGTTGTCTTGCATCTTGCTGGAGCACAAG GTGGTGTTACAATCGCGAGACTACAACGCACTCTCCATGTCTGTGATGGCATTTGTAGCAATGATCTATCCCCTGGAGTATATGTTTCCTGTTATTCCCTTGCTTCCTACTTGCATGGCGTCTGCAGAGCAG TTGCTTCTGGCTCCTACTCCTTATATTATTGGGGTCCCTGCCAGCTTCTTCCTCTACAAACTAGACTTCAAGATGCCAGATGATGTTTGGCTGGTGGATCTGGACAGCAACCGG GTGATCGCACCAACTAATGCAGAGGTGTTGCCCGTCCTGCCAGAGCCCGAATCCTTAGAACTGAAAAAGCACTTGAAGCAG GCACTGGCCAGCATGAGTCTGAATACTCAGCCTATCCTCAACTTGGAGAAGTTCCATGAGGGCCAAGAGATCCCACTACTCTTGGGAAGACCACCCAGTGATTTGCAATCCACACCTTCCACTGAATTCAATCCCCTCATCTATGGCAATGATGTAGATTCAGTGGATGTGGCTACCAG GGTGGCCATGGTGAGATTCTTCAACTCCCCCAATGTGCTTCAGGGTTTCCAGATGCACACACGCACTCTGCGTCTCTTTCCCCGACCTGTGGTAGCTTTCCAAGCTGGCTCCTTTCTAGCCTCACGTCCCCGACAGACCCCCTTTGCTGAGAAATTGGCCAGGACCCAAGCCGTGGAGTACTTTGGTGAATGGATCCTCAACCCCACCAACTATGCTTTCCAGCGAATCCACAACA ACATGTTCGACCCGGCCCTGATTGGCGACAAGCCCAAGTGGTACGCCCACCAGCTGCAGCCGATCTATTACCGTGTCTATGACAGTAACTCCCAGCTGGCCGAGGCCCTGAGCGTGCCGCCCGAGCAGGACTCTGACTCTGACCCAACTGACGACAG TGGCAGTGACAGTGTGGATTACGATGATTCAAGCTCTTCCTACTCATCCCTTGGTGACTTTGTTAGTGAGATGATGAAATGTGATATCAACGGTGACACACCTA ATGTGGATCCACTAACACATGCAGCACTGGGTGACGCCAGCGAGGTGGCATTTGATGAGCTGCAGGGAAACCAGGGAGATTTGGAGGAACCCGGCCCAGACAGCGAGAATTCCCAGGACAACCCCCAGCCTCGTTCCAGCTCCAGCACGACGGCCAGCAGCAGCCCCAGTACCATCATTCACGGAGCCAATGCT GAATCTGCCGATTTTACCGAGGTGGAGGACAAGACAGCGACAGGATTCTCCAACCCCCTCCGTGCTTTGCCTCCCAGTTTTGGCAAATTAAGTTTGGATAAGCGTGAGGCAGAGAGTGGGGGCCCCCCAGAGGGATTGGGGCGCAGGCGCGACTATGACAATCCATACTTTGAACCTCAGTATGGATTTCCCACtgaggaagatgaagatgaagatgagcAGGAGGAGAGTTATACCCCACGATTTCAACAAAACCTCAATGGCAGTAG GGCTCAAAAACTGCTGCGACCCAATAGCCTCAAGCTGGCAAGCGATTCAGATGCAGAGTCGGACTCTCGGGCAAGTTCTCCCAACTCCACCGTCTCCAACAACAGCAGCAATGAGGGCTTCGGGGGCATCATGTCTTTTGCCA GCAGCCTCTACCGGAACCACAGcaccagcttcagcctctcaAACCTTGCGCTGCCCACCAAAGGGGCCAGAGACAAAACAACACCCTTCCCTAGTCTCAAAG TATTTGGGCTAAATACTCTAATGGAGATTGTTACTGAAGCCGGCCCCGGGAGCGGTGAAG GAAGCCGGCGAGCCTTGGTGGACCAGAAGTCCTCGGTCATCAAGCACAGCCCCACAGTGAAGAGAGAGTCTCCATCTCCTCAGGGACGAGCCAGCAATTCCAG CGAGAACCAGCAGTTCCTGAAAGAGGTGGTGCACAGTGTTCTGGACGGCCAGGGAGTGGGCTGGCTCAGCGTGAAGAAGGTGAGGAGGCTGCTGGAGAGCGAGCAGCTCCGAGGCTTTGTCCTGAGCAAGCTGAACCGCCTGGCGCCCCCCGAGGATGGCGCCCCCCAGGAGACGATCCCCGATGTG GAGATAAGCCGCAAGGTCTACAAGGGGATGCTGGACCTTCTCAAGTGCATGGTGCTGAGCCTGGAGCAGTCCTACGCCAACGCCGGCCTGGGCGGCATGGCCAGCACCTTCGGCCTTCTGGAGATTGCCCAGACCCATTACTATAGCAAAG AGCCTGACAAACGGAAGAGAAGTCCCACAGATGGTGTGAACACCCCGGTTGGCAAGGATCCAGGCCTGGCTGGGAGAGGCGACCCAAAGGCCATGGCACAGCTGAGGGTTCCCCAGTTGGGACCACGGGCACCGAGTGCCACGGGAAAGGGCCCCAAGGAGCTGGACACCAGGAGCCTAAAGGAAGAGAATTTTGTGGCTTCCATTG GGCCTGAAGGAATTAAACCTGTCTTTGACCTTGGTGAGACAGATGAGAAAAAGTCCCAGATCAGTGCAGACAGCGGAGTGAGCCTGCTGTCCGGTTCGCAG AGAAGTGACCTGGAATCTACCATTGGCGCAGGCCCCGCAGTTATGATCCGAAGCACAAGCCAGGATTCTGAA GTGAGTAACAGTTCTGGAGAAACATTGGGAGCAGACAGTGATCTGAGCAGCAATGCAGGTGACGGACCAGGTGGTGATGGCAGTGCCCACTTGGCAGGACTTCGTGGCACTGTGTCTGACAGCGAAATTGAGACCACTTCTGCCTCGGGAGCCATCTTT GGCAAAACCCACAGTCTGAAGCCAAGTACAAAGGAGAAAGCAGTGGGCAGCCCCATCCGTCCTTTTGAAGATGTGAGCCAGCGTGTCTACCTCTATGAGGGACTCCTAG GAAGGGACAAAGGATCCATGTGGGACCAGTTAGAGGATGCAGCTATGGAGACCTTCTCTATGA GTAAAGAACGTTCTACCCTGTGGGACCAGATGCAGTTCTGGGAAGATGCCTTCCTGGATGCTGTGATGTTGGAGAGAGAAGGGATGGGCATGGATCAGGGACCCCAGGAAATGATCGACAG GTATCTGTCCCTGGGAGAACATGACCGCAAGCGCCTGGAGGATGATGAAGATAGATTGCTGGCCACACTCCTGAACAATCTCATCTCCTATATGCTTCTGATGAAG GTGAACAAGAATGACATCCGGAAGAAGGTGAGACGCCTGATGGGGAAATCTCATATTGGGCTTGTTTATGGCCAGCAGATAAATGAAGTGTTGGATCAGTTGGCCAGCCTG AATGGGCGGGACGTGTCTCTGCAGCCGAGCGGCAGCCGTCACATCAAGAAGCAGACCTTTGTGGTGCATGCAGGGACGGACACCAGTGGGGATATCTTCTTCATGGAG GTGTGCGACGACTGCGTGGTCTTGCGTAGCAGCATCGGGACGGTGTCTGAGCGCTGGTGGTATGAGAAGCTCATCAACATGACCTACTGCCCCAAGACCAAGGTGCTGTGTCTGTGGAGACGGAACGGACCCGAGACGCAGCTGAACAAGTTCTACACCAAGAAG TGTCGGGAGCTGTACTACTGTGTGAAGGACAGCATGGAGCGAGCCGCGGCCCGACAGCACAGCGCCAAGCCAG GTCCCGAGCTGGGCGGTGAGTTCCCAGTGCAGGACATGAGGACAGGCGAGGGTGGCTTGCTTCAGGTTACGCTGGAGGGCATCAACCTTAAGTTCATGCATAGCCAG
- the MADD gene encoding MAP kinase-activating death domain protein isoform X30 has protein sequence MVQKKKICPRLLDYLVIIGARQPSSDSVAQTPELLRRYPLEDYPEFPLPPDVVFFCQPEGCLSVRQRRMSLRDDTSFVFTLTDKDTGVTRYGICVNFYRSFQKRMPKEKGDGGPGHRAKEATKAAPAPEEASAEKSEGGPSLQPPSSDSTPDGNQSPRGKRRAKGGSRSRNSTLTSLCVLSHYPFFTTFRECLYTLKRLVDCCSERLLGKKLAIPRGVQRDTMWRIFTGSLLVEEKSSALLHDLREIEAWIYRLLRSPVPISGQKRVDIEVLPQELQPALTFALPDPSRFSLVDFPLHLPLELLGVDACLQVLSCILLEHKVVLQSRDYNALSMSVMAFVAMIYPLEYMFPVIPLLPTCMASAEQLLLAPTPYIIGVPASFFLYKLDFKMPDDVWLVDLDSNRVIAPTNAEVLPVLPEPESLELKKHLKQALASMSLNTQPILNLEKFHEGQEIPLLLGRPPSDLQSTPSTEFNPLIYGNDVDSVDVATRVAMVRFFNSPNVLQGFQMHTRTLRLFPRPVVAFQAGSFLASRPRQTPFAEKLARTQAVEYFGEWILNPTNYAFQRIHNNMFDPALIGDKPKWYAHQLQPIYYRVYDSNSQLAEALSVPPEQDSDSDPTDDSGSDSVDYDDSSSSYSSLGDFVSEMMKCDINGDTPNVDPLTHAALGDASEVAFDELQGNQGDLEEPGPDSENSQDNPQPRSSSSTTASSSPSTIIHGANAESADFTEVEDKTATGFSNPLRALPPSFGKLSLDKREAESGGPPEGLGRRRDYDNPYFEPQYGFPTEEDEDEDEQEESYTPRFQQNLNGSRAQKLLRPNSLKLASDSDAESDSRASSPNSTVSNNSSNEGFGGIMSFASSLYRNHSTSFSLSNLALPTKGARDKTTPFPSLKGSRRALVDQKSSVIKHSPTVKRESPSPQGRASNSSENQQFLKEVVHSVLDGQGVGWLSVKKVRRLLESEQLRGFVLSKLNRLAPPEDGAPQETIPDVEISRKVYKGMLDLLKCMVLSLEQSYANAGLGGMASTFGLLEIAQTHYYSKEPDKRKRSPTDGVNTPVGKDPGLAGRGDPKAMAQLRVPQLGPRAPSATGKGPKELDTRSLKEENFVASIGPEGIKPVFDLGETDEKKSQISADSGVSLLSGSQRSDLESTIGAGPAVMIRSTSQDSEVSTVSNSSGETLGADSDLSSNAGDGPGGDGSAHLAGLRGTVSDSEIETTSASGAIFGKTHSLKPSTKEKAVGSPIRPFEDVSQRVYLYEGLLGRDKGSMWDQLEDAAMETFSMSKERSTLWDQMQFWEDAFLDAVMLEREGMGMDQGPQEMIDRYLSLGEHDRKRLEDDEDRLLATLLNNLISYMLLMKVNKNDIRKKVRRLMGKSHIGLVYGQQINEVLDQLASLNGRDVSLQPSGSRHIKKQTFVVHAGTDTSGDIFFMEVCDDCVVLRSSIGTVSERWWYEKLINMTYCPKTKVLCLWRRNGPETQLNKFYTKKCRELYYCVKDSMERAAARQHSAKPGPELGGEFPVQDMRTGEGGLLQVTLEGINLKFMHSQFLKLKKW, from the exons ATGGTACAGAAGAAGAAGATTTGCCCTCGGTTACTGGACTACCTAGTGATCATTGGGGCCAG GCAACCAAGCAGCGACAGCGTGGCCCAGACCCCAGAGTTGCTCCGACGCTACCCTTTGGAGGACTACCCTGAATTCCCCCTCCCTCCGGACGTGGTGTTCTTCTGCCAGCCGGAGGGATGCCTGAGTGTGCGGCAGCGGCGCATGAGCCTGCGGGATGACACTTCCTTTGTCTTCACCCTCACTGACAAGGACACTGGGGTCACGCGCTATGGCATCTGTGTCAACTTCTACCGCTCCTTCCAGAAGCGAATGCCCAAAGAAAAGGGGGATGGTGGCCCCGGACACCGTGCAAAGGAAGCTACCAAGGCTGCTCCCGCTCCAGAGGAGGCAAGCGCAGAGAAGTCGGAGGGTGGCCCTTCCTTGCAGCCCCCCAGTTCTGACTCGACCCCTGATGGGAACCAGTCTCCCCGGGGCAAACGCCGGGCAAAGGGGGGAAGCCGTTCCCGCAACAGCACCCTGACATCCCTGTGCGTGCTCAGCCATTATCCTTTCTTCACGACTTTCCGAGAGTGTCTATATACCCTCAAGCGTTTGGTGGACTGTTGCAGTGAGCGACTGCTTGGCAAGAAACTGGCCATCCCCCGAGGGGTACAGAG GGACACCATGTGGCGCATCTTCACGGGCTCGCTCCTGGTAGAAGAGAAATCCAGTGCCCTTCTGCATGACCTGCGTGAGATCGAAGCGTGGATCTATCGATTGTTGCGCTCTCCAGTGCCCATATCTGGCCAGAAGCGAGTGGACATTGAAGTTCTCCCCCAGGAGCTACAGCCCGCTCTGACCTTTGCCCTCCCTGACCCATCTCGATTCTCTCTGGTAGATTTCCCATTGCATCTGCCTTTGGAACTCCTGGGTGTGGACGCCTGTCTGCAGGTGTTGTCTTGCATCTTGCTGGAGCACAAG GTGGTGTTACAATCGCGAGACTACAACGCACTCTCCATGTCTGTGATGGCATTTGTAGCAATGATCTATCCCCTGGAGTATATGTTTCCTGTTATTCCCTTGCTTCCTACTTGCATGGCGTCTGCAGAGCAG TTGCTTCTGGCTCCTACTCCTTATATTATTGGGGTCCCTGCCAGCTTCTTCCTCTACAAACTAGACTTCAAGATGCCAGATGATGTTTGGCTGGTGGATCTGGACAGCAACCGG GTGATCGCACCAACTAATGCAGAGGTGTTGCCCGTCCTGCCAGAGCCCGAATCCTTAGAACTGAAAAAGCACTTGAAGCAG GCACTGGCCAGCATGAGTCTGAATACTCAGCCTATCCTCAACTTGGAGAAGTTCCATGAGGGCCAAGAGATCCCACTACTCTTGGGAAGACCACCCAGTGATTTGCAATCCACACCTTCCACTGAATTCAATCCCCTCATCTATGGCAATGATGTAGATTCAGTGGATGTGGCTACCAG GGTGGCCATGGTGAGATTCTTCAACTCCCCCAATGTGCTTCAGGGTTTCCAGATGCACACACGCACTCTGCGTCTCTTTCCCCGACCTGTGGTAGCTTTCCAAGCTGGCTCCTTTCTAGCCTCACGTCCCCGACAGACCCCCTTTGCTGAGAAATTGGCCAGGACCCAAGCCGTGGAGTACTTTGGTGAATGGATCCTCAACCCCACCAACTATGCTTTCCAGCGAATCCACAACA ACATGTTCGACCCGGCCCTGATTGGCGACAAGCCCAAGTGGTACGCCCACCAGCTGCAGCCGATCTATTACCGTGTCTATGACAGTAACTCCCAGCTGGCCGAGGCCCTGAGCGTGCCGCCCGAGCAGGACTCTGACTCTGACCCAACTGACGACAG TGGCAGTGACAGTGTGGATTACGATGATTCAAGCTCTTCCTACTCATCCCTTGGTGACTTTGTTAGTGAGATGATGAAATGTGATATCAACGGTGACACACCTA ATGTGGATCCACTAACACATGCAGCACTGGGTGACGCCAGCGAGGTGGCATTTGATGAGCTGCAGGGAAACCAGGGAGATTTGGAGGAACCCGGCCCAGACAGCGAGAATTCCCAGGACAACCCCCAGCCTCGTTCCAGCTCCAGCACGACGGCCAGCAGCAGCCCCAGTACCATCATTCACGGAGCCAATGCT GAATCTGCCGATTTTACCGAGGTGGAGGACAAGACAGCGACAGGATTCTCCAACCCCCTCCGTGCTTTGCCTCCCAGTTTTGGCAAATTAAGTTTGGATAAGCGTGAGGCAGAGAGTGGGGGCCCCCCAGAGGGATTGGGGCGCAGGCGCGACTATGACAATCCATACTTTGAACCTCAGTATGGATTTCCCACtgaggaagatgaagatgaagatgagcAGGAGGAGAGTTATACCCCACGATTTCAACAAAACCTCAATGGCAGTAG GGCTCAAAAACTGCTGCGACCCAATAGCCTCAAGCTGGCAAGCGATTCAGATGCAGAGTCGGACTCTCGGGCAAGTTCTCCCAACTCCACCGTCTCCAACAACAGCAGCAATGAGGGCTTCGGGGGCATCATGTCTTTTGCCA GCAGCCTCTACCGGAACCACAGcaccagcttcagcctctcaAACCTTGCGCTGCCCACCAAAGGGGCCAGAGACAAAACAACACCCTTCCCTAGTCTCAAAG GAAGCCGGCGAGCCTTGGTGGACCAGAAGTCCTCGGTCATCAAGCACAGCCCCACAGTGAAGAGAGAGTCTCCATCTCCTCAGGGACGAGCCAGCAATTCCAG CGAGAACCAGCAGTTCCTGAAAGAGGTGGTGCACAGTGTTCTGGACGGCCAGGGAGTGGGCTGGCTCAGCGTGAAGAAGGTGAGGAGGCTGCTGGAGAGCGAGCAGCTCCGAGGCTTTGTCCTGAGCAAGCTGAACCGCCTGGCGCCCCCCGAGGATGGCGCCCCCCAGGAGACGATCCCCGATGTG GAGATAAGCCGCAAGGTCTACAAGGGGATGCTGGACCTTCTCAAGTGCATGGTGCTGAGCCTGGAGCAGTCCTACGCCAACGCCGGCCTGGGCGGCATGGCCAGCACCTTCGGCCTTCTGGAGATTGCCCAGACCCATTACTATAGCAAAG AGCCTGACAAACGGAAGAGAAGTCCCACAGATGGTGTGAACACCCCGGTTGGCAAGGATCCAGGCCTGGCTGGGAGAGGCGACCCAAAGGCCATGGCACAGCTGAGGGTTCCCCAGTTGGGACCACGGGCACCGAGTGCCACGGGAAAGGGCCCCAAGGAGCTGGACACCAGGAGCCTAAAGGAAGAGAATTTTGTGGCTTCCATTG GGCCTGAAGGAATTAAACCTGTCTTTGACCTTGGTGAGACAGATGAGAAAAAGTCCCAGATCAGTGCAGACAGCGGAGTGAGCCTGCTGTCCGGTTCGCAG AGAAGTGACCTGGAATCTACCATTGGCGCAGGCCCCGCAGTTATGATCCGAAGCACAAGCCAGGATTCTGAAGTTAGCACT GTGAGTAACAGTTCTGGAGAAACATTGGGAGCAGACAGTGATCTGAGCAGCAATGCAGGTGACGGACCAGGTGGTGATGGCAGTGCCCACTTGGCAGGACTTCGTGGCACTGTGTCTGACAGCGAAATTGAGACCACTTCTGCCTCGGGAGCCATCTTT GGCAAAACCCACAGTCTGAAGCCAAGTACAAAGGAGAAAGCAGTGGGCAGCCCCATCCGTCCTTTTGAAGATGTGAGCCAGCGTGTCTACCTCTATGAGGGACTCCTAG GAAGGGACAAAGGATCCATGTGGGACCAGTTAGAGGATGCAGCTATGGAGACCTTCTCTATGA GTAAAGAACGTTCTACCCTGTGGGACCAGATGCAGTTCTGGGAAGATGCCTTCCTGGATGCTGTGATGTTGGAGAGAGAAGGGATGGGCATGGATCAGGGACCCCAGGAAATGATCGACAG GTATCTGTCCCTGGGAGAACATGACCGCAAGCGCCTGGAGGATGATGAAGATAGATTGCTGGCCACACTCCTGAACAATCTCATCTCCTATATGCTTCTGATGAAG GTGAACAAGAATGACATCCGGAAGAAGGTGAGACGCCTGATGGGGAAATCTCATATTGGGCTTGTTTATGGCCAGCAGATAAATGAAGTGTTGGATCAGTTGGCCAGCCTG AATGGGCGGGACGTGTCTCTGCAGCCGAGCGGCAGCCGTCACATCAAGAAGCAGACCTTTGTGGTGCATGCAGGGACGGACACCAGTGGGGATATCTTCTTCATGGAG GTGTGCGACGACTGCGTGGTCTTGCGTAGCAGCATCGGGACGGTGTCTGAGCGCTGGTGGTATGAGAAGCTCATCAACATGACCTACTGCCCCAAGACCAAGGTGCTGTGTCTGTGGAGACGGAACGGACCCGAGACGCAGCTGAACAAGTTCTACACCAAGAAG TGTCGGGAGCTGTACTACTGTGTGAAGGACAGCATGGAGCGAGCCGCGGCCCGACAGCACAGCGCCAAGCCAG GTCCCGAGCTGGGCGGTGAGTTCCCAGTGCAGGACATGAGGACAGGCGAGGGTGGCTTGCTTCAGGTTACGCTGGAGGGCATCAACCTTAAGTTCATGCATAGCCAG